One genomic window of Parasteatoda tepidariorum isolate YZ-2023 chromosome 9, CAS_Ptep_4.0, whole genome shotgun sequence includes the following:
- the LOC107437958 gene encoding uncharacterized protein, translating into MKATYILSLISLAVLHTAFSEEKVLFGEPTPIGAEGRQSSSVDAAKEITPKDGRKGRVFTFPGSSQQQDPRTHQPAYVISSPYEETQDRFSQASSAASAIDENRLLSLLPTFGSDGMQVGLDFKLPFFSVPYAKMFSALASPSIGSGLFGNGLGFGGSPSISTGTIASNLLGTGSGSGLATMAAMAVTAALLYPKVSNIFSLNSNTFRDGGGADDFFHNVNSVLNQFNIDGESCMKMALCSLGNTKRYQQRTSGRDGTTTPADVVEDIINLPVVKKWLVKGALTQARDFGGSGGDCEYFNEQNKCPVAAATITKMLSSLGGN; encoded by the exons ATGAAGGCTACATacattctttctttaatttcactTGCTGTTTTGCACACCGCATTCTcggaagaaaaagttttatttggagAACCAACGCCAATCGGAGCTGAAGGCCGCCAATCTTCTTCCGTGGACGCAGCTAAGGAAATTACACCCAAAGATGGACGCAAAGGCAGAGTCTTTACTTTCCCAGGATCTTCTCAACAGCAAGATCCCAGGACGCACCAGCCCGCCTACGTAATTTCTTCCCCCTACGAGGAAACACAGGACAGGTTTAGCCAAGCATCGTCTGCTGCCTCGGCTATCGATGAAAATCGTCTGCTTTCACTGTTGCCAACTTTCGGAAGCGATGGAATGCAG gttgGTTTGGATTTCAAGTTGCCTTTCTTCAGTGTCCCATATGCCAAAATGTTCAGTGCTTTAGCAAGCCCATCCATTGGGAGTGGATTGTTTGGAAATGGCTTGGGTTTCGGAGGATCTCCAAGCATTAGCACCGGCACTATTGCTTCAAATCTTCTTGGTACAGGTTCTGGTAGTGGACTGGCGACCATGGCGGCAATGGCTGTAACTGCTGCCTTGCTCTACCCGAAAGTCAGCAATATTTTCAGTCTCAACAGCAACACTTTCAGAGATG GTGGTGGGGCCGATGATTTCTTCCATAACGTGAACAGTGTTCTCAATCAGTTCAATATTGATGGCGAATCATGCATGAAGATGGCGCTGTGCTCATTGGGGAACACCAAACGTTATCAGCAACGTACAAGTGGACGAGATGGAACAACTACACCAGCAGATGTAGTGGAAGATATCATAAA TCTTCCTGTAGTCAAAAAATGGCTGGTAAAAGGAGCTTTGACGCAGGCCAGAGATTTTGGTGGTTCAGGAGGCGACTGCGAATATTTTAACGAACAAAATAAATGTCCCGTTGCTGCTGCCACCATCACGAAAATGCTTTCGAGTCTTGGCGGAAATTGA